A window from Thioclava sp. GXIMD2076 encodes these proteins:
- a CDS encoding haloacid dehalogenase type II produces the protein MNLTDFKILTFDVYGTLIDWESGMFEGLKPLTSQLKTPLSRDQVLEAHAYHESTQQAWTPAMPYTRLLATVYRRLAEEWQIPVTWEECETYGRSVEHWPAFPDSAEALRYLQQHYKLCVLSNVDAASFKHSNAKLGVTFDHVYTAEDIGSYKPSDRNFDYMIGHLARVGIAKDQILHTAESMFHDHQPANRHGLANAWIYRRHDKEGFGATMNPGEMPSYDFRFNSMAELAQAHKEAVAAMA, from the coding sequence ATGAATTTGACCGATTTCAAGATCCTGACGTTTGACGTCTATGGCACGCTGATCGACTGGGAGAGCGGCATGTTCGAGGGGCTCAAGCCACTGACCTCGCAGCTGAAAACCCCGTTGAGCCGCGATCAGGTCCTCGAGGCGCATGCCTATCACGAAAGCACCCAGCAGGCCTGGACGCCGGCCATGCCCTATACCCGGCTTCTGGCCACCGTCTATCGCCGTCTGGCAGAGGAATGGCAGATCCCCGTGACATGGGAAGAATGCGAGACCTATGGCCGGTCGGTCGAACATTGGCCCGCCTTCCCCGATAGCGCCGAGGCGCTGCGTTACCTACAGCAGCATTACAAACTCTGCGTGCTCTCCAATGTGGATGCGGCTTCGTTCAAACATTCCAATGCGAAGCTGGGCGTGACCTTCGATCATGTCTACACCGCCGAGGATATCGGCAGCTACAAGCCCTCGGACCGGAATTTCGACTATATGATCGGGCATCTGGCGCGGGTCGGGATAGCCAAGGACCAGATCCTGCATACGGCCGAGAGCATGTTCCATGACCACCAGCCCGCAAACCGTCACGGGCTGGCCAATGCGTGGATCTATCGCCGCCACGACAAGGAAGGCTTTGGTGCCACGATGAATCCGGGCGAGATGCCGAGCTATGATTTCCGCTTCAACTCGATGGCGGAACTGGCGCAGGCGCATAAAGAGGCGGTTGCCGCAATGGCCTGA